ggccctgggattTTGGTGCTTCGGGTTAACTATTTCCTGTTGGATTGAGGTCCTGGAGGTTGAAAGCCTGGGACTAAAGGAGCAGCccgaggagggagtcccatttgccacttgctccttccagccctgtatgTGAAGTTTGCTGGTGTTTTCGGCAATGCTATGAAGCTTACAATAAGATGTATGGTGCCAAttctaattcattttactgtagttcagaggttagctttctctccgtCATCACATTTTTTTTCAGAGTCTCAATCTCCCCCTATGCTTTCTCttctcagtctctgtttcacacttGCCTTCTCCACGTAAACGTTTAATAAATAAAAACATGCCACTTAGagcaatgtcgttatttgaaatgatgAGACACAATCAGCAGCTCGTTCCTAGTTGAAAGAGTGAGTTTAGCCCTTTCTGCGGACTGAGGGGATGCCCCCAGATTGGGAATACACGCCAGGAGGAGGGGCAGGGGGTTTGCAGCAGATGGGGGAATGAggaaggagggagtcccatttgccacttgatccttccagccctgtctgtgaggtttggtgtgagtgtgaagggaattGATCATTTTGACTGGGGCCTGTTTTTGTTGCCCAGGTTTAGTGCAGAGCTTCTGAGTGGGGCTAGCATTGTTATATTGTCAAACTGCAGTAATGCTCCTCTCTGAAAGATtgaggggaagtggggaggggcgTTTAAGAGGCACAGGATCTGGAATTCTCCAGGTGTAGTTACTGCCCAGCTCCTAGCCTATGGAGTCAATCCTCTCAATCACTCACTTTCACAAGGTCAGATTTACAAAAAACAAAAACCCTGGGACAGTATTGTGGAAAAAGAAATATTTCCTGAAGaaatttaaagagggagtttcgccctttCTGGGTACTGGGGGGAAATttgtctattatcacattgctacttgtggaatcttgctgtacaCCAAGTGTGCTGCAGCATTTCCGACATAACAACAATTTAAAAATTCAGCttactgagggtctgagtgtggatctctctgtgttttctccccaccttcctctgcttttctttcccctgcactttctctattttaaccattgatcaatatgtgccaCAATGTGACATGTGGTTATTGTAAACGGCGGCAGAaatacttcagaggacgtttcaatcaagATTAAACCCAAGATCGAGaggaaaagaaacagatgtgggcgAGGAGGGGGCGTGGGTTGGGGCATGAGAAAGACAGGAAGAGGagtgtttgagatcttcaaactgcaggaatgtttttCTCTCGGGGATCCCTCGACTAATAGCAATAATCAGATTATCAGCATAATAacacattgctgcctgtgggatcttgctgtgcatagcttgcctgcagaattccctgcattgtaccagtgactacattttagaaaTGAATTCACCGTGTGTAAAACTCTGCTGAAGACTTGAAATTAAAGTCTTGAGCTTGAAACCGGTATAAATCCCGCATTTTggatgttttgggcagtgccgtgaatttgagggttaaatgaaaAGTGTATCAGCCATTTGAatagagagtgaggttctgagagtggatttttctgtctctctctctccactatgcCTCTGCGCCAATACGCCGCCCAAGCTTCTCTCTCATTGTCTGGGATCTATCCCAACATCTACATCGCTACTGCATTCTCTCTCCACACCTCTagttctctctgtgcatgtctccatctctatccctctctctctctctctgaatgaggATAACAGCAGTGAGAGAGGTACAGGAGAGTGAGGTAAATATGGAAGGAATCAGAGGGGAAGAGGAATGGTAGCCGGCtgatatcacactgctgcttgtggaatcttgctgtgcacgaatggcatgcagtgtttcctacattgcaacagtgatgaccACTTTAGAAAATAATTCATTGTTTGTCAAATGTTTTGTGAATCAGCAGTTAACTGGCCAAAATGAGAAGgtttttcatttagagatacagcactgaaacaggcccttcggcccaccgaatctgtgctgaccatcaaccacccatttatactaatcctacactaatcccatattcctaccacatccccacctgttcttatattcccttaccacctacccatatgaggagcaatttataacagccaatttgctcatcaagctgcaagtctctgactgggaggaaaccggagcacccggcgaaaacccacgcaaacacagggagaacttgcaaattccacacaggcagcacccagaattaaacccggttcaatggagctgtgaggctgctgcgctAAACACTGTGCCACTACGCCGCCCAACCTTGCTGTCATTATCGAATAATGCTGGAGTTTTAGgcttgggctgaatttgacagagaAATGTAACACCTCGGCgggcatttgaattcagattttcagggatcggAATGTGgagtctctctctatccttccacaGGAGAGGGGCTGGAGTTCACCAATGTTTGCGTGTTTTTACAAtgcggcagaaacagatgtagagagacccaCAGTGAAatggagggacagtgggagagagagagagacagctggaaataacagggtaaacataaagacacacaggccctggggggtctGCAGTGCTTCGTCAGATCTGAATTTCCAGTCTCTGTAGAGaactcctccccccacacccctacccattcccaccccctccccagccAACCACATCTCCCACCCATGAGGGTGTCTTGATATTTGGTTACTCTAAATGCTGGGCAAGTGCTTAAGTGTTggcacattcatctcagtttaaagagagaatttaACATTATCTGGGAACAGAATGGCGCTGATTGCTGCAAACGTCTGTCTCTAAATTGCAGAAATGTTGACCACAATGGGGTCTGGAATGAAAAAAAATGAagatcatcaggaagcagctccttgtcatggttCTGCTCGGAGCtggctctgttacctggattaaccGGACAACGGGTATGTAGTCAGCTCCTTACACCCCCTCACACATCTCCAATCACATACCAATATTTGGTTGTGTATCGCTGGATGTGTTTGTAAAATGGGGGTCACTGAGAGATTGTattatgtgagtgagtgtgagaaacAGCCCtgcgctcttgctgtgttttatttatgTTCCAAATGCTGTGCTTTGTTttcatcaattttatttctcttattcctaaGAATCTTTTTTGGAAGCTgaagctttgatgatgcagagggacaATATTTGGCACGAGGAATTCTCAGACAGgatctttaaccagagaggaaaataataataaatatatatatgtggtattgtctaattcatttttagatacAGAAAATAAGAACTTGTGTTTTCGGAGCTGATgtcaaaacaaagtgctggaaatgctcaggatTTGCAGaatggcttttatttcagatttccagcatccacagtattttgattttgtattttAGTGGGGACTTTTTACCACAAGCTTGAGGggcctctgaagcaaatagtttgggaagcgctgctccagaacagtcaatgtaattccacagatttcccacactCCATCTCTTGTTGCAACTTGTTCTCTGCCCCTTCCCTCCATGTttatagctctgtttcttcacatctttaaatccctatctctgtatctctcaacatcctttctatctctgcctctctctagcatctcacaagtttcccttttcattatatttctgtgactctctgcagcTATATCTGTCTCTTTGTCCACttctctctctcagctgaacatctcCTATCCTGCATGATTATCTCTGCATCTCCCAACCTCCTCTCTGAGATAatcctctctattctgaatctgcatctttgtatctctgcccctcgacAATTTTCTGTCTCTACATCTCTCTCATTGTCTGGGATCTATCCCAATTactacatcgctgctgcattctctcccttcacctctagttctctctgtgtatgtctccatctctatccttctctctctctctctctctccaggtttaaaacgagAGGGGGGATTCTCCAGTCTATTCACGGGGAAATTTGCGGGGGCGGGGAAATTTTGCGGGGTGGGGTTGTTGGCGGCTGGTGTGGACATTTGCGCtaaagcctgctcgggtctgcaaatgagaccagaCCCGAGTCCAACAGAACCCCAttcgagcccgacccgacctgagtctTTCCATATTTTTCCACGTTCAACCCAACCTACTTTCTGTTTTTcaatttgttccttacctgcacaagcttaatatAACTGTAACAAAATCACATTTAAAATCCAAAAACTTAAATTAACCTTAGAGTCACTTCCCTGAGATGATGTTAGAGCGTGTCTGAACCAGCCTGACACGAGCTGGAATGCTGAATCTGGAAGTGGGACCTGACCCGACCAGAATAGTCGGTTCCAGTCGGGTTCGAGTAGCAatttctggggtgggggggggggggggtggaatttgcgATGGGGGATATATTTTGAGGGGGGGAGAAGTTTTTTTGCCGAGGTATATTTTTTGCGGGTGGTGATCCACAATGAGGAAAAAAGCcgcagagagaagacagaaagagccaaggaaaaggagagaaatagagaaaaagtcagaaaaagtcagagatacagagaaaaggcagaaaatgtCAGAGAAAAAGAAAAACGCAGAAAAAAGTCAATGAaacactgaaaaggcagaaaacgaCAGAAAAGGCGGAAATAGTcagagaaaaggaagaaaaagtcagagaaacatAGAAgacacagaaaaagtcagagaaatagagaaaatacagcaaGAGACAGAAATGACAGGGAAAGAAAAGATAAATAAAGAAAAAAGGAGGCGAAAAACGGAGTGAATGAatggagacacaaagaaattgcaggcaccagagagacAGACATAAAGCCAGTGAGAGTGAAAgacactgagagaatcagagagagagagagagagaaaaaaaaacccaaCGAAAGAGAAAACACAaagagagatattgagagagagagagaaaaaaaacggtgagagagaaacacagagagagggagaaacagacggagagagaaaaacagagagagtgagattgggagagagattgagtcagaaggagggacaaAGGCAGAGAGACTCAATAAATatttgatactcaccatcccacacagactgtgctccatcgttggactctaacaccttccctccatcagctcctccatgggaAAAAATCCTGGACAGGGATAGtgtggtgggaattggagaaaaaggtcaggactgggacagagagggagggattcaggctggactctctcacacacttgcacacacacacacacacattttaatcagcttgcaattcaccaggGCACAGAGTGACATACATAGGAACTCACCTTCACagaccagctgcatggaaagaaagaatggtggctgatgttgtGCTAATATAACCCAGAGACTGTCACTCAAACAGCCAGTTCACCAAAAGTGCAGTTCATCCAACCAGTTTtcagcttcctctatctggacactgcctcccaggtatgggacagtcgaaggtgagtctctgtgtattgAAATGTGGGAGGGAGGGCATTCCAGCCACATCCAAAATGGACCTTTCCAGACAGAAgcgtgtctgtctgtctcacttcctccaccaaaacctcattaacagtgcataaaagctgctgtaatttaaagcaTGGAGGGGCCGGTTTGAATTATCGTCATTGAACACAagttgcattaaatgtctttcactatttacTTCCAGTTTACAGaatgttcagaaaatgactgaacatttcgcactgcagttaccttgacatTCTGCCAAAGAGATTTGGATTGATAGGCCTCTTTGACTgcaatataaacaggcagtttttattcggattttcaattcaACTATGTGACAAAGCCTAAAACTAGAGCCAgggtaatgatgcagccaagagacctTTGGCAACTCGTggcatttcacacaacagttctgacccatatATACTGTTATATTTGTTAATGATTGGCTGAAAttcatttgatgctgctgtatttatgcattagcctgtaatcattgggAACAAAAACTGTAACATTTACTACTTTAATCTTGCAAGGCTTTACAAAGCTGTAAAATGGCCATTAAACACAAATTGTATGAATGATCTTCCACTTTTCGCCTCCATTTTATATAATGTCGGGCGATAATGATCTTACCATTTTGACAAAGAGATTTTGTGGGAGaagtttgctgagcttttgcttcgataactgttatttgagtaagtagattaatataatcccagtgaatacgtatacatatattctttcatatatgagttgaaggtatagctacatattggtacaaaatggagtatttgaccgaggcattgtgggacagattagttagctcacagttggagcttggtacagcatgACACAGATACCAaagggggcccctcttatcagtgcaaCTGCAGACTGTGCGAAACCCTCAgcaatgcaggcccaattaaaagtgacagttggaagactcaaggataattgatagggcctgagctcatcaattggtgatcaggggctTGCACAAGCTGAtcgcgtagccacatgatgcctaatgagtaatgtaattggtaatatgtgtaatgtatgtaatcaataaccgttatgattggattatgtccagccgggatgggctgagtaactgtatatccgttgtggatttccgtTGTCCGGTGGAATAGCaatggaccgcttttaggtaagttgtgcaccccatgatatcatgaatgaagtgtttattctcaacgtcTGCATCCGGAGAATTTGCtgaataattgggcataatctggatgtTTCTCCAACAGTTTTTTATGTTGCAAAagcgtgtcacttgtttccctttgcttcctgactattTATTTCCTCTCTTcttctgggggattcagagggatttttgttcatcgcttgtccagatTCAGGAGGTTCCACCTCCCCTGCAGTTTCtgtccttagtttagtttagtttagtatagaaatacagcactgaaacaggcccttctgcccaccttgtctatgccgaccatcaaccacccatttataccaatcctacaataattccatattcctaccacatcctcacctgtcctggagaaattatttgtattcaaaatatttccctcagtttggagacaagaGGAGACACTGTTAACActagcagaggggtgaaacaaatagggagggagttgttatggtctggaattcactgtctgacaggtttctgaaaacagattcaatcttaactttcaaaagtaaattggatcaAAAATTCAATTACTCTTAGTTATGGAAGAAAAGATACCAGCTTGGAAAgagatgtgagagagagtgagaagtcaTAACTTTAGTAATGAAGAACTCAACATAAATTATGCATAGAGTTCTTATTTGTAAATGatcgtttgagttttatttgacacTTTTATTTTATTTATGCGTTACCTTTAATCCTTTAAAAACATTTTCCAAACAGGAATCATTTAAATGTGACAAGTTTTTAtatagtagaaaaatagccattttacgcaAGTTGTACTTAAGGTATTTTATTAAGTATCTCAAGTTTGCAGAAAataaattcctcaaacttttgaaaattttcaaattctcagtaacacagaatctcccacCAGCAAtgactcagcatctccatctgctgttgcccctgtctcactgcagttacaaccccctctcagaatctccaaatgctggtgtccctgtctcgctgttgTTGCTACCTTCTCACCATTCCAGTATTTGAAATCCTTCAGctgtatgatttcactaatttaacaatgagattgaacgggtatttcaccgccttcttcagctcctgtctgaatttagtctggaccACAGCAtaaatgcatgtgttggtgcaggaactgagaatctgtagCATCTGTGATATTTGTTGTGCGTTCAAATgatggtcagtgtaggaggaataatgctGAATATCTACAATTTGGTTATAAATGTGATacacaaccagtgtcacccataacaatataaaactgccggatatactgaagagtaaaataattgattttctgcgattctccatctctgcgtccttgtgattctctccattgctatggccccggaatcccctgcgaacTTTAGTGGAGAATAAAatctgtctgacagtcagaacattgagcagcaaaatcagaaaggctggggcacaaggggttaaaatgaggtcaaacgagTCAAATGTCCCCCATGTCGTGGAAGTATAGAAGCTGAGTTTATTGTCACAACCCATGGGAacgttatcaataatgtaatatcgttcctgtgtaaagtaccaaggGACagtctctaaacagcccagcacactcactgttccgacaacaaCAGCCGccattttctcgctgcaatattttgttttcagcttctcacaacaaatggccacaaatcgatcaaaggtgaaaacgACTGTGAGCcatacagaaacaactgtggctgcagaaagcagaactagAATGagggaacacacaggagtaattctaaggaattaatatgggaaataaattggaacaGTCCAAGTCAATataggttcagtgataacgacaaggagatcagccactgccattcccaccaggtagacagtgatacatttcgaGAGAcctcactttcctcgggacaggatcacaatcgccaccaagttacctggaagagagaaaaaagggagcagagaaattactgatcagacctgcagacaaagcagcagtttgacaggatctgggctgaaatttccagctttgttgctgcatcgagcagtgaaaactgcttcattgacctgggcagtgctttgctacagtgaaatgtttagaacacaattattaagaatgcattgggaaattgatacagaaagtgagtaaagtcagcaccggatcgactggaagtactgagtgaggatgcagtgccattgGGAAATGAGAAGGGTTTTTaccgagatggaatccaatgggtaaattgggaatttgtctccagactggtggttggaaaggtttagggagcgtGTGATGTGcaactggtttgttgctctgggttcagagaaccgacagggacttttgccaaatgggaaaagactgaaaacggctgcgctgagtttgagtatcagccatgagcgagaatggtggagcaagcttgacgggctgaatggcctcctcctgctcctatgttcctgtttcCTGTTAGGTTAGTCGAGGCAGCtgcaggtggagccagtgagtgagactgggagggcgagaaggaaaaggacatgtttgaGCTGAAGGGCAGAATGGAGCAGGTGGATTGGgatagtggataaactgaagcaatgaatgAGGTGACAGGGCATTcagtacagtgagaggagaggctcagattcatagggagagactgcagcagagtgttggaggaaatctaaACTATAGATCCCGGTAACACAGCTCAATTAATACATGCAAACAATAATCCCCGTGTTTAtttgtgttggagaacagttcattggttatacaatatCGTCAATATATTTAATCAgtgcaggcaattaaatataaattcaaatatatttctgatatctgcCTTGCTTTTTATTGATCTTCGtcagtcacagagattttgaagtgcagtatttaaatactgaattaccatcagtgaagaactgataccATTCTGTTTAGTCATGCAGcaggtaaggaataggaactttccacataacaaaatgaggacctgacagaaatcaacacaaacGATCAAATCCAATAAGAAAATGaaagcaatctgacaacagacaacttcaagtcacagtttctctcactgattgttctgcacattccagcactttatgacagtgaattattcacactgttgTTTCTTTCTCCTTCCTTCTGCTTATCCCTTTCCCTGCCTTTCTTCTTTCctgatcattttctcctgcctatcacaccctgcaaactgttacttaatgctatgtttcacatacgatttattccaaacattctgcgcctgtgttcttttcacccACCCCAGGTTCAATTATTCTATACTCtgagtcagtttattcaatggtgaaacctctacgaataatttaatgtatctacagaccaCCGAAGTCTCCCCAtattcacatacactcttcacttcatctacaatgcatggaataaacaggatcgaatgcttctttcagacaaacctcacaatcatcgcAATTCCCTCTCctagaattataaagtaatccttcagaatgtgggattgttcAATTCATAAAGCACGAACATAGCACCGCAGCTGGTAATCGACAGGTAAAtggaagactcttgattccaactgaaagAGTGTATACCAATAAAGCATCACGTTAATACATTTCTaaaattttacaatgtagtccagtgacagtgaaggctccacagtgaagcagagaaggggaTGAGAAagtggcaaagaacaaagaaaaaagagcctgacagcacaggaacaggtcattcggccctccaagcctgcgccaatcttgatgcctgtctaaactaaagcattctgcacttccggggactgtatccctctattcccatgctATTCATGTGTTTGACaagttgcctcttaaacgttgctatcgtacctgcttccaccacctctcccagcagcaagttccaggcactcaccaccctctgtgtaaagaacttgcctcgcacatcccctctaaactttgcccctctcaccataaatctatgtcccctagtaactgactcttccaccctgggaaaaagattctgactatccactctgtccatgccactcatatctttgtaaacctctatcatgtcgcccctccacctccgtcgttccagtgaaaacaatccgagtttatccaacctctcctcatagctaattccctccagaacaggcaacttcctggtaaacctcttctgtaccctcggcaaaacctccacgtccttctggtggtgtggcgaccgaaattgcaagcaatattccaagtgtggcctaattaaagttctgcacagctgcagcatgacttgctaatttttatactctatgccccgactgatgaaggcgagcatgccgtatgcattcttgactaccttatccatctgccttgccactttcagtgacctgtggacctgtgtgcCCAGAACTTTCCGCCTATCAAtattcctcagggttctgccatttactgtacacttcccacctttaTTAGATCTttcgaaatgcattacctcacatttgtccggattaaactccatctgctatttctaagcccaagtctccaaccaatctctatcctgctgtatcctctgacaatcctcatcactatccgcaactccaccaatctttgtgtcgtccgcaaacctaccagtcagactagctacattttcctccaaatcatttatatatactacaaacagcaaaggccccagcactgatctctgcgggacaccactagtcacagcgctccattcagaaaagcacccttccactgctaccctctgtcttctatgacagagccagttctgtatccaccttgccagctcagctctgatcccgtgtgacttcaccttctgtgccagtctgccatgaggaaccttgtcaaatgccttactgaagtccgtatagacaacatccactgcccttccttcatcaatcatcttcggcaCATCCACAAAAATCGCAATTAGgtcagtgagacacgacctcccgttcacaaaaccatgctgtctctcgctaataagtccatttgttcccaaatgggaaaaaatcctgtcccgcagaatcctctccaataatttccctaccactgacgtaaggctcactggcctataatttcctggattatccttgcttcccttcttaaacaaaggaacagcactgcctattctcctgtcctctgggacctgtagccaatgaggatacaaagatgtttgtcaaggccccagcaattccttcCCTTGCCCCCTgcctgtcagcagcaaactcagttctctAGAGAGACCTATGTAGCAGCATCAGAAACACATTGAATGAAATAATACTTGATAATAGTGATAACGAATaagtacattgaaatcccagttaaactgaaccatgctattggggaagggggtgggggtggggcggcaTTGTGCTGTCTTCTTGTGTCACTGAGACcgggagatgtctcattatcatatCCTGGAAAAGaacattcataaaaatattccagaatcagtcagatccacatcatgaaactgttaaaagctcctgacggTCTGACTCTTGATCCGAACCAAACGTCTGATTCAAATAGATTCACTACATAGAATAATCCAGTAACTGCCAGGGTGACTTAAAGCAATACTATTAAAGACTTAACAtgcagctgtgtaacacacacagtgagaaataatacctagTACAGCAGCACTGTTAACAAATATTTACACCATGAACATCTGAGgtgctggcttaccaggaactccaattactgcaagtacaggatagtaaatgcgttctatctgatacattactaggtatctcatttctgtgagaagcagagacttctgttagcctttaGCCCACAGTGCCAGCAGGCATTCTGAGCTTATCCAttacaatgggtcctgatttatacagggtaagtctccactgacacggttatatccCAGATCATTGCAATTAGCtatactcacctgaacaaacatatAAGATCatcaatgtggtggataaaacacaataatttcaatgtcaatggcATTTGCTTTGTAAgacgtctctcgggaataaacctgaagtctgtactcatactggatggatgcttcAAGTATCAGTGGCGtcattagttagttagttagagatacagcactggaacaggcccttcggcccacggagtctgtgccgaccatcaaccacccatttatactaatcctacactaatcccatattcctaccacatccccacctgtccctatagttccctaccacctacctatactaggggcaatttataatggccaatgtacctatcaacctacaagtcttttggcacgtgggaggaaaccggagcacccggaggaaacccacgcagacacagggagaacttgcaaactccacacaggcagtacccagaattgaacacgggttgctggagctgtgaggctgcggtgctaaccactgcgccactgtgccgtcccaaattttccatattgttgtatTGAGCTTGTTCATtcttggcgtttctattgtaaatataaTTGATCCGTCTGCAGTGCACACTGAATCCAGGCACAAATGGAAtcc
The genomic region above belongs to Heterodontus francisci isolate sHetFra1 unplaced genomic scaffold, sHetFra1.hap1 HAP1_SCAFFOLD_316, whole genome shotgun sequence and contains:
- the LOC137362435 gene encoding probable G-protein coupled receptor 139, producing MYQIERIYYPVLAVIGVPGNLVAIVILSRGKITPVCSLILVLLSAATVVSVWLTVVFTFDRFVAICCEKLKTKYCSEKMAAVVVGTVSVLGCLETVPWYFTQERYYIIDNVPMGCDNKLSFYTSTTWGTFDSFDLILTPCAPAFLILLLNVLTVRQILFSTKVRRGFRGHSNGENHKDAEMENRRKSIILLFSISGSFILLWVTLVVYHIYNQIVDIQHYSSYTDHHLNAQQISQMLQILSSCTNTCIYAVVQTKFRQELKKAVKYPFNLIVKLVKSYS